A genome region from Chloroflexia bacterium SDU3-3 includes the following:
- a CDS encoding 4Fe-4S binding protein — protein sequence MSTPTRGYNLLDNRLIASFLRSRWYPAIFQWVTSAAFVLIMWQLLVGPDSAHSNAGTALTWVLWWPVIPIIFVLMGRFWCAICPFAALSDAVQKLVGNHRRAPEFLKKYGIWIIDALFILITWSDHVWGIVESPWGSGILLLLLTTGVVISGAFFERRTWCRYLCFLGGLSGNYARVGMLELRAKPEVCATCTSRAACFNGSEQGRGCPLFEFPRTMDSSANCNLCASCIKVCPHNAITLTVRPPTRELWFIRKPKLEEAFLAVVIMGIVFIQNITMLELWQGLLAWLERSLGITSYPLIFTITFVIAMAAPVALMAGAAMLASRANGATAAANFARFGYAIIPLDVAGHIAHNLFHLLAEGKAVLFTTLALFGQHAGEQPTALLGTAQIQLLQYALVALGVGGSLYAALRIARSSRREGQRTWASFAPYAALIVLLGAINIYLFILPMASRM from the coding sequence ATGAGCACCCCGACACGCGGATACAATTTGCTTGACAACCGTCTGATCGCCTCATTTCTGCGCAGCCGCTGGTACCCCGCGATCTTCCAGTGGGTGACGAGCGCCGCCTTCGTGCTGATCATGTGGCAGCTGCTGGTCGGGCCGGACTCGGCGCACAGCAACGCGGGCACGGCGCTGACCTGGGTGCTGTGGTGGCCGGTCATCCCGATCATCTTTGTGCTGATGGGCCGCTTCTGGTGCGCGATCTGCCCGTTCGCCGCGCTGAGCGACGCGGTGCAGAAGCTGGTGGGCAACCACCGGCGCGCGCCAGAGTTTTTGAAGAAGTACGGCATCTGGATCATCGACGCGCTGTTCATCCTGATCACGTGGTCCGACCACGTGTGGGGCATCGTCGAGTCGCCGTGGGGGTCGGGCATCCTGCTGCTGCTGCTGACCACCGGCGTGGTGATCTCGGGGGCGTTCTTCGAGCGGCGGACGTGGTGCCGCTACCTGTGCTTCCTGGGCGGCCTCTCGGGCAACTACGCCCGCGTGGGTATGCTGGAGCTGCGGGCCAAGCCCGAGGTGTGCGCCACCTGCACATCCCGCGCCGCCTGCTTCAACGGCAGCGAGCAGGGCCGGGGCTGCCCGCTGTTCGAGTTCCCGCGCACCATGGATTCGAGCGCTAACTGCAACCTGTGCGCCTCATGCATCAAGGTCTGCCCGCACAACGCGATCACGCTGACGGTGCGCCCGCCGACCCGCGAGCTGTGGTTTATCCGCAAGCCCAAGCTGGAGGAGGCGTTTCTGGCCGTGGTGATCATGGGCATCGTGTTCATCCAGAACATCACCATGCTGGAGCTGTGGCAGGGCCTGCTGGCCTGGCTGGAGCGCAGCCTGGGGATCACCAGCTACCCGCTGATCTTCACGATCACCTTCGTGATCGCCATGGCCGCGCCGGTGGCGCTGATGGCGGGCGCGGCCATGCTGGCCAGCCGCGCGAACGGGGCCACGGCGGCGGCGAACTTCGCGCGCTTCGGCTACGCGATCATCCCGCTGGATGTGGCCGGGCACATCGCGCACAACCTGTTCCACCTGCTGGCCGAGGGCAAGGCGGTGCTGTTCACCACGCTGGCGCTGTTCGGGCAGCACGCGGGCGAGCAGCCCACCGCGCTGCTGGGCACCGCGCAGATCCAGCTGCTCCAGTACGCGCTGGTGGCGCTGGGCGTGGGCGGGTCGCTCTACGCCGCGCTGCGGATCGCCCGCAGCAGCCGCCGCGAGGGCCAGCGCACCTGGGCCAGCTTCGCGCCCTACGCCGCGCTGATCGTGCTGCTGGGCGCGATCAACATCTACCTGTTCATTCTGCCGATGGCCTCGCGGATGTAG